A stretch of the Naumannella halotolerans genome encodes the following:
- a CDS encoding FMN-dependent NADH-azoreductase — protein MRRLLRLDSSAGGELSVTRSLTGRFASGWLAAGDDREVIARDLHADPLPHLETSELHFPPVGRLTEVAESDQQRQDEVVEQLRSADVVVIGAPMYNYSMPSTLKTWIDRIHLPGITFDLEPLPMAGKPVVLISASGAAYDPGTPTEGWDHVLPPLQIVLGDALGMDVHVVTSRLTLADRDPQLAAFSQRAEQERADAESTLDRLASTL, from the coding sequence ATGCGCAGACTGCTTCGATTGGACTCCTCAGCCGGTGGCGAGCTGTCGGTGACCCGCAGCCTGACCGGTCGGTTCGCGTCCGGCTGGCTCGCCGCGGGTGATGATCGTGAGGTGATCGCCCGCGACCTGCACGCCGACCCGTTGCCGCATCTGGAGACCTCGGAGTTGCACTTCCCACCGGTCGGCCGCCTCACGGAGGTGGCCGAGTCCGATCAGCAGCGGCAGGACGAGGTCGTCGAGCAGTTGCGCAGCGCCGACGTCGTGGTGATCGGCGCGCCGATGTACAACTATTCGATGCCGTCGACCCTGAAGACCTGGATCGACCGGATCCATCTGCCCGGTATCACCTTCGACCTGGAGCCGTTGCCGATGGCGGGCAAGCCGGTGGTGCTGATCAGCGCTTCCGGCGCGGCCTACGACCCGGGTACGCCAACCGAGGGCTGGGACCATGTGCTGCCGCCGTTGCAGATCGTGCTCGGCGACGCACTCGGGATGGACGTGCACGTGGTGACCAGCCGGCTCACGCTGGCCGATCGGGATCCGCAGCTGGCCGCCTTCAGTCAGCGCGCGGAGCAGGAACGCGCCGATGCCGAGAGCACACTGGACAGGCTGGCCTCGACCCTCTGA
- a CDS encoding DoxX family protein, whose product MVSSRLDRVLLIQAFGVSGLIHLLRPQVFEPIVPQPLPRRETVIISGVAELICATGLALRPTRRIAGWASAGLLVAIFPANVKMAVDAQHSHSPLRRWGTLARLPLQWTLIRMALRAGRG is encoded by the coding sequence ATGGTCTCTTCTCGTCTCGACCGGGTGCTGCTCATCCAGGCCTTCGGAGTCTCCGGCCTGATCCACCTCCTCCGCCCGCAGGTGTTCGAGCCGATCGTGCCGCAGCCCCTGCCCCGCAGAGAGACGGTGATCATCTCCGGGGTGGCCGAACTGATCTGTGCGACCGGTCTGGCCCTGCGGCCCACTCGGCGGATCGCCGGCTGGGCCAGCGCCGGCCTGCTGGTGGCGATCTTCCCGGCAAACGTGAAGATGGCCGTGGATGCCCAGCACTCCCACTCGCCGCTGCGCCGCTGGGGCACGCTGGCGCGGCTGCCGCTGCAGTGGACGCTGATCCGGATGGCGTTGCGCGCGGGCCGCGGCTGA
- a CDS encoding hybrid-cluster NAD(P)-dependent oxidoreductase, whose amino-acid sequence MTDLMLPPDTGTDHRYPEASTDNELLDDFDGRLRCSSVTDITHDVRSFSFTLDDRAQLRFTPGQYLTLQVPVDGVPVERCYTISSAPADADELTITVKRVPDGPVSNWLHDHLRVGDVLGASGPLGAFSSDLHPAEQLVLLSAGSGITPVMSMLREMINRGSTQQIRFIHSARTPDDIIFRAELEWLDTYPNVDVTIICEADSATENWQGPTGRLSPAVLLKAAPDLLGSEIFTCGPAPYMAAVREMVDLLGVDPGRYHEESFVLGTPGAPLAPSTTETPSADAPTTATHLVEFRRAGRTIDCDASTSILTAASAAGIPLPSSCGEGVCGSCKQDLLSGEVDMQHAGGIRPKEIRQGKVLLCSAKPTSDLIIDA is encoded by the coding sequence ATGACCGATCTGATGCTCCCGCCCGACACCGGAACCGATCACCGGTACCCGGAGGCGTCGACCGACAACGAACTGCTGGACGACTTCGACGGCCGGCTGCGCTGCAGTTCCGTCACCGACATCACCCACGATGTGCGCTCCTTCAGCTTCACCCTGGACGACCGGGCCCAACTCCGGTTCACCCCGGGCCAGTACCTGACCCTGCAAGTGCCGGTCGACGGGGTCCCGGTCGAACGCTGCTACACGATCTCCTCGGCGCCGGCCGATGCCGACGAACTGACCATCACCGTCAAGCGGGTCCCCGATGGACCGGTCTCGAACTGGCTCCATGATCATCTCCGGGTGGGTGACGTGCTGGGTGCGAGTGGGCCACTCGGAGCGTTCAGCAGTGATCTTCATCCGGCCGAGCAACTTGTCCTGTTGAGCGCCGGTAGCGGTATCACCCCGGTGATGTCGATGCTGCGGGAGATGATCAATCGCGGGTCCACGCAACAGATCCGGTTCATCCACAGCGCCCGCACCCCGGACGACATCATCTTCCGGGCCGAGTTGGAGTGGCTCGACACGTACCCGAACGTCGACGTGACCATCATCTGCGAAGCCGATTCGGCGACCGAGAACTGGCAGGGTCCGACCGGCCGGCTCAGCCCGGCCGTGCTATTGAAGGCTGCTCCGGACCTGCTCGGCAGCGAGATCTTCACCTGCGGCCCGGCACCGTACATGGCCGCGGTACGGGAGATGGTGGACCTGCTCGGGGTCGATCCCGGCCGCTACCACGAGGAGTCCTTCGTCCTCGGCACCCCCGGAGCGCCCCTGGCACCGTCGACCACCGAGACGCCGTCGGCCGACGCACCGACCACCGCCACCCATCTGGTCGAGTTCCGGCGGGCGGGGCGGACCATCGACTGCGACGCCTCGACCTCGATCCTGACCGCCGCCTCGGCGGCCGGGATTCCGCTGCCGTCCTCCTGCGGCGAAGGAGTCTGTGGCTCCTGCAAGCAGGATCTGCTGTCCGGCGAGGTGGACATGCAGCATGCCGGCGGTATCCGTCCGAAGGAGATCCGGCAGGGCAAGGTACTGCTCTGCTCGGCGAAACCCACCTCCGACCTGATCATCGACGCCTGA
- a CDS encoding FAD-dependent oxidoreductase, whose translation MSTTTAATGHNHPTTNDPLLSPFVLKELTLRNRIVSTSHEPAYSENGLPTERYREYHRIKARGGVGLTMIGGSAVVSRDSAPAFGNLQLWKDEAEPLLHALADDVHAEGAAVMIQVSHLGHRTSNYADQWLPAVSASDVREPAHRAFAKAAEQWDLARIQDDFVATAQMCRSAGLDGIELMLYGQFLDSFWTPYWNHRHDEYGESYENRMRYPLRVIRAIREAVGPDFIVGARMSFDEERKGGLETPEALQIATDITEAGIDFISLIKGNLGTDADLARAIPPMATPSAPHLEFAGQIKQKLSIPVMHAARIADVQTARHAIADGLLDLVGMTRALMADPDLPTKIATGRTDQIRPCVGASMCIDGIYQSGAAYCIHNPSTGRELELPHAISPALQLKQVAVVGGGPAGLEAARVLAERGHRVKLFEASDSLGGQLALASLSPRRRDLRGIVDWRVGELQRLGVEVCLNSYVEPDDLQADAWDVVIIATGGLPREPEIPGAGLVRDTWDVLGGAYRPKGRVIVYDDHGGNQALDAVEALAARGAEVELITPERSVSPDVGSLTAAGYFHALARHSVRITVLRRLLSVARDDSGLNVELGMDGFDFTETRSVDAVVTELGTRPVADLYEDLLGTSMNAGAMDPVALLDGHAQDLIRNRTGAFQLFRIGDAVASRNVHSAMLDAGRLCRTI comes from the coding sequence ATGTCCACCACCACCGCAGCCACCGGTCACAATCACCCGACAACCAACGACCCGCTGCTGAGCCCGTTCGTCCTGAAGGAGCTCACCCTGCGCAACCGGATCGTCAGCACCTCGCACGAACCGGCCTACAGCGAGAACGGGTTGCCGACCGAGCGGTACCGGGAGTACCACCGGATCAAGGCACGCGGCGGTGTCGGCCTGACCATGATCGGTGGCAGCGCCGTCGTCAGCCGGGACTCCGCACCGGCCTTCGGCAACCTGCAGTTGTGGAAGGACGAGGCGGAACCGTTGCTCCACGCCTTGGCCGACGACGTCCATGCCGAGGGTGCGGCGGTGATGATCCAGGTGAGCCATCTGGGGCATCGGACCAGCAACTATGCCGATCAGTGGCTGCCCGCGGTCTCGGCCAGCGATGTCCGCGAACCGGCACACCGCGCGTTCGCGAAGGCAGCAGAACAGTGGGACCTGGCCCGGATCCAGGACGATTTCGTCGCCACCGCCCAGATGTGCCGTTCGGCCGGACTCGACGGCATCGAACTGATGCTCTACGGCCAGTTCCTGGATTCCTTCTGGACGCCGTACTGGAACCATCGCCACGACGAGTACGGCGAGAGCTACGAGAATCGGATGCGCTACCCGCTGCGGGTGATCCGGGCGATCCGTGAGGCCGTCGGGCCCGACTTCATCGTCGGTGCCCGGATGAGCTTCGACGAAGAGCGCAAGGGTGGCCTGGAGACCCCCGAGGCACTGCAGATCGCAACCGACATCACCGAGGCCGGGATCGACTTCATCAGTCTGATCAAGGGCAACCTCGGCACCGACGCCGATCTGGCGCGGGCGATCCCGCCGATGGCCACCCCGTCGGCACCGCACCTGGAGTTCGCCGGTCAGATCAAGCAGAAGCTCTCGATCCCGGTGATGCACGCGGCCCGGATCGCCGATGTGCAGACCGCGCGGCATGCCATCGCTGATGGCCTGCTGGACCTGGTCGGGATGACCCGCGCGCTGATGGCCGATCCGGACCTGCCGACCAAGATCGCCACCGGTCGTACCGACCAGATCCGGCCCTGTGTCGGGGCCAGCATGTGCATCGACGGCATCTACCAGTCCGGGGCCGCCTACTGCATCCACAACCCGTCGACCGGTCGGGAACTCGAACTGCCGCACGCGATCAGCCCGGCCCTGCAGCTCAAGCAGGTTGCGGTGGTAGGCGGTGGGCCGGCCGGGCTGGAGGCGGCCCGGGTGCTGGCCGAGCGTGGCCATCGGGTGAAGCTGTTCGAGGCCTCCGACAGCCTCGGGGGGCAGCTCGCCCTGGCCTCGCTCTCGCCCCGTCGACGTGACCTGCGCGGCATCGTCGACTGGCGGGTCGGTGAACTTCAACGGCTCGGCGTGGAAGTCTGCCTGAACAGCTATGTCGAGCCCGATGATCTGCAGGCGGATGCCTGGGACGTGGTGATCATCGCCACCGGTGGCCTGCCGCGGGAACCGGAGATCCCCGGTGCCGGTCTGGTCCGCGACACCTGGGATGTGCTCGGCGGCGCCTACCGGCCGAAGGGACGGGTGATCGTCTACGACGACCACGGCGGAAACCAGGCACTCGATGCCGTCGAGGCGCTCGCGGCGCGCGGCGCAGAGGTCGAGTTGATCACCCCCGAACGGTCGGTCTCCCCCGATGTCGGATCACTGACCGCCGCCGGCTACTTCCACGCACTCGCTCGGCACTCGGTGCGGATCACGGTGCTTCGGCGCCTGCTGTCGGTGGCCCGGGACGACAGCGGACTGAACGTCGAACTCGGCATGGACGGCTTCGACTTCACCGAGACCCGATCGGTCGACGCAGTGGTGACCGAGTTGGGTACGCGACCGGTTGCCGACCTCTACGAAGACCTGCTGGGGACCTCGATGAACGCCGGGGCGATGGATCCGGTCGCCCTGCTGGACGGCCACGCCCAGGACTTGATCCGCAACCGGACAGGGGCATTCCAGCTGTTCCGGATCGGTGATGCGGTGGCCAGCCGGAACGTCCACTCCGCGATGCTCGACGCCGGCCGTCTGTGCCGCACGATCTGA